In the Flavisolibacter tropicus genome, one interval contains:
- the rpmB gene encoding 50S ribosomal protein L28, protein MARVCQVTGKTPIGGNKVSHSNIKTKRRFLPNLQTKRFFLAEENKWITLKLTADGIRTINKKGLLTVVKELRAQGQHI, encoded by the coding sequence ATGGCACGAGTATGTCAGGTTACTGGTAAAACGCCAATTGGTGGTAATAAGGTGTCTCACTCTAATATCAAGACCAAACGTCGTTTCCTACCTAATTTGCAAACCAAGAGATTTTTCTTAGCAGAAGAGAATAAGTGGATTACTTTAAAGCTTACTGCTGACGGAATCCGTACGATCAACAAAAAAGGTTTATTAACTGTTGTAAAAGAGTTAAGAGCTCAAGGACAACATATCTAA
- a CDS encoding M43 family zinc metalloprotease, which produces MRTVLLIALQLVAMMAGAQRECASAPYRIERLAKNNSLQQKAAAIETFIQKYQSNGVTGTTAKMPAGVIRIPVVVHILEYGNNAISDAIVLSQIEAMNRDFRRKNADTSKIPDRFKSLSADIEIEFALATVDPKGRATTGIVRKKTNIKQWDADDKIKFSASGGSNAWDSKSYLNIWVGAMDRILGYSSVPGDAPEVDGVVLSPSAFGMGTAAPFNMGRTGTHEVGHWLGLIHMWGDKYCGDDLVSDTPPQSTYTVGCPSGMRQSCNNGVNGTMYMNFMDYADDACMQMFTTGQKNRMRSLFGDGGERASLLYSKGLSIPWSSEVSTPYEEEDVPQKVPVPVLSDKANIYPNPAISEIVVSLDASWVGSELQLVNVNGVVIQRVSITNKEQKMHLGNLQKGIYFLRSRNSGQMINEKIVKL; this is translated from the coding sequence ATGAGGACAGTTTTACTCATCGCATTGCAATTGGTTGCAATGATGGCTGGCGCGCAACGTGAATGTGCCAGTGCACCTTATCGTATAGAACGGCTTGCTAAAAATAATAGCCTTCAACAAAAGGCTGCAGCAATAGAAACTTTTATTCAGAAGTACCAATCAAATGGAGTTACTGGTACTACTGCTAAAATGCCTGCTGGTGTTATTCGCATTCCTGTTGTTGTTCATATACTTGAATATGGTAATAATGCTATTTCTGATGCTATAGTTTTAAGCCAGATAGAGGCAATGAATCGCGACTTTAGAAGGAAAAATGCTGATACCAGCAAGATACCCGATCGTTTCAAATCACTTTCGGCTGATATAGAAATAGAGTTTGCCTTGGCTACAGTAGATCCTAAGGGTCGTGCTACTACAGGTATAGTCCGTAAAAAAACAAACATAAAACAATGGGATGCCGATGATAAGATCAAGTTTTCGGCTAGTGGAGGCAGCAATGCCTGGGATTCCAAAAGCTACTTGAATATATGGGTAGGCGCTATGGATCGCATCCTGGGCTATTCCAGTGTTCCGGGCGATGCACCAGAAGTGGATGGCGTAGTATTAAGTCCTTCTGCATTTGGAATGGGAACTGCGGCACCCTTCAACATGGGACGTACCGGTACGCATGAAGTAGGTCACTGGCTGGGGTTAATTCATATGTGGGGCGACAAATATTGTGGCGACGATCTGGTTAGTGATACGCCTCCTCAAAGTACCTACACGGTAGGTTGCCCTTCAGGCATGCGTCAGTCCTGTAACAATGGCGTCAATGGTACTATGTATATGAACTTTATGGATTATGCAGATGATGCGTGTATGCAAATGTTTACTACAGGACAAAAAAATAGGATGCGTAGTCTGTTCGGCGACGGAGGGGAACGTGCCTCATTGCTTTATTCTAAGGGGCTGAGCATTCCCTGGTCTTCAGAAGTGAGTACACCTTATGAAGAAGAGGATGTGCCGCAAAAGGTACCAGTACCAGTGTTATCCGATAAAGCCAATATTTATCCTAACCCCGCTATCAGCGAAATAGTTGTCAGTCTAGACGCCAGTTGGGTTGGTAGCGAGCTGCAACTAGTAAACGTAAACGGTGTTGTTATTCAACGTGTTTCTATTACTAATAAAGAACAAAAGATGCACCTTGGCAATCTGCAAAAAGGCATCTACTTCTTACGAAGTAGAAACAGTGGTCAAATGATCAATGAGAAAATAGTGAAGCTTTAG
- the lpdA gene encoding dihydrolipoyl dehydrogenase, with amino-acid sequence MAYDVVVIGSGPGGYVAAIRASQLGLKTAIIEKESLGGICLNWGCIPTKALLKSAQVYEYIKHAADYGIQASGEQDFGAVVKRSRGVADKMSKGVQFLMRKNKIDVIMGFGKVVGKGKIQVTGNDNSTQAVEAKHIIIATGGRSRQLPSMPIDGKKIIGYREAMVLPQQPKSMIVVGSGAIGVEFGYFYNSMGTKVTIVEFMPRIVPVEDEDISKELEKSFKKQGIDIMTNAEVTKVDTSGAGVKATVKTANGEQVLEADVLLSAVGVQANVEGIGLEELGVKVEKGRISVDKFGQTNVPGIYAIGDVAPGQALAHVASKEAIITVENIAYNEKKYNHQPEPLDYANVPGCTYCTPEIASVGYTEKQAKEAGYEVKVGKFPLSASGKASAAGHTEGFVKVIFDAKYGEWLGTHMIGYNVTEIIAQTVTARKLETTYHEVLNSIHPHPTISESVKDAIEVAYGEAIHL; translated from the coding sequence ATGGCATACGACGTTGTAGTCATAGGCTCAGGTCCAGGTGGTTACGTAGCCGCAATCCGCGCTTCTCAGCTTGGCTTAAAAACCGCGATCATTGAAAAAGAAAGCTTAGGTGGTATTTGCTTAAACTGGGGTTGTATCCCTACCAAGGCTTTATTGAAGAGCGCCCAGGTATATGAATATATTAAGCATGCTGCCGATTATGGTATTCAAGCCAGCGGTGAGCAAGACTTTGGCGCCGTTGTAAAGCGTAGCCGTGGTGTAGCCGATAAGATGAGCAAAGGAGTTCAGTTCCTGATGCGCAAGAACAAGATCGATGTGATCATGGGTTTTGGTAAGGTTGTAGGCAAAGGAAAGATCCAGGTAACAGGCAACGACAACAGCACACAGGCTGTTGAAGCTAAACATATAATTATCGCAACTGGTGGCCGCAGCCGTCAACTGCCTTCTATGCCAATCGATGGCAAGAAGATCATTGGCTACCGTGAAGCTATGGTGTTGCCTCAACAGCCTAAGAGCATGATTGTAGTAGGTAGCGGCGCCATAGGCGTTGAGTTTGGCTACTTCTACAACAGCATGGGTACTAAAGTAACCATCGTTGAATTCATGCCACGTATTGTGCCTGTTGAAGATGAAGACATTTCTAAAGAATTGGAAAAGAGCTTCAAAAAACAAGGTATCGATATTATGACCAACGCAGAAGTTACGAAAGTAGATACTTCGGGCGCTGGCGTAAAAGCTACTGTAAAAACAGCCAACGGCGAGCAAGTATTGGAAGCCGATGTACTGTTAAGCGCAGTAGGTGTACAAGCTAACGTAGAAGGTATTGGCTTGGAAGAATTAGGCGTAAAAGTAGAAAAAGGCCGCATTTCTGTTGACAAATTTGGCCAGACAAATGTTCCGGGCATTTATGCAATCGGTGACGTAGCTCCTGGTCAGGCTTTAGCTCACGTAGCATCTAAAGAGGCTATCATTACCGTTGAAAACATTGCCTACAACGAGAAAAAATACAATCACCAGCCTGAGCCTTTGGATTACGCTAACGTACCAGGTTGTACGTACTGCACTCCAGAGATTGCTTCTGTTGGTTATACTGAAAAACAAGCTAAAGAAGCTGGTTATGAAGTGAAAGTGGGCAAGTTCCCATTAAGTGCGTCTGGTAAGGCTTCTGCTGCCGGTCATACCGAAGGTTTTGTAAAAGTGATCTTTGATGCTAAATACGGCGAGTGGTTAGGCACACACATGATCGGTTACAATGTAACAGAGATCATTGCTCAAACCGTTACTGCCCGTAAGCTAGAGACTACTTACCACGAGGTATTGAACTCTATTCACCCACACCCAACCATCAGCGAAAGCGTGAAAGATGCAATTGAGGTGGCTTATGGTGAGGCGATTCACTTGTAA
- a CDS encoding class I SAM-dependent methyltransferase, whose protein sequence is MNKRVHYTHCPVCNSTAINPLLTVKDYTVSNEEFVIWQCGDCSLRFTQDIPNAESIGAYYQSEDYISHTNTSKGLVNQMYQRVRKLTLEQKAKLIQQVTGVSKGSLLDVGCGIGAFVHTMKEKGWEATGLEPDAGTRRLSKELYGLELRDSAELFSLTPASFDAITLWHVLEHVHDLHAYIEQLKSLLKPNGRLFIAVPNYQSVDASIYGATWAAYDVPRHLYHFTPKSIQTLMKEHGLLVINEKPMWFDSFYISMLSSKYRHGKTSLIGSFISGLRSNLAALANKEKCSSLIYIIGPLSLKGELRSNKPLSPKQTLYFKHNEKASLREAFSFKLIY, encoded by the coding sequence ATGAATAAACGTGTGCATTATACCCATTGTCCTGTATGTAATAGTACTGCTATCAATCCTTTGCTGACTGTTAAAGACTATACAGTAAGCAACGAAGAATTTGTGATATGGCAATGTGGTGACTGCTCCCTACGCTTTACACAAGATATTCCTAATGCAGAATCCATTGGAGCGTATTACCAATCCGAAGACTATATCTCTCATACTAATACTAGTAAAGGATTGGTCAATCAAATGTACCAGCGTGTACGGAAGCTTACTTTAGAGCAAAAGGCCAAATTGATTCAGCAGGTGACAGGTGTTTCTAAAGGTTCTTTGCTGGATGTAGGATGCGGTATCGGTGCATTTGTGCATACCATGAAAGAAAAAGGGTGGGAGGCCACTGGCTTAGAGCCTGATGCAGGTACCCGCCGCTTATCTAAGGAATTGTATGGTTTAGAATTAAGAGATTCAGCTGAATTGTTCTCTCTTACACCTGCTTCCTTTGATGCTATTACCTTATGGCACGTACTAGAGCATGTGCATGATTTGCATGCTTATATTGAGCAATTGAAAAGCTTATTAAAGCCTAATGGGCGTTTATTTATTGCTGTACCCAACTACCAATCAGTAGATGCTTCTATTTATGGTGCTACTTGGGCGGCCTATGATGTTCCTCGCCACCTCTATCATTTTACGCCCAAGTCCATTCAGACGCTCATGAAAGAGCATGGTCTGCTGGTTATCAATGAGAAGCCTATGTGGTTTGATAGTTTTTACATCAGTATGTTAAGCAGCAAATACCGTCACGGCAAAACAAGCCTGATCGGATCGTTCATCAGTGGCCTCCGCTCCAACCTGGCAGCTCTTGCTAATAAGGAGAAATGCAGCTCGTTGATCTATATAATAGGCCCCCTGTCCCTAAAGGGCGAACTTAGGTCTAATAAACCTTTATCTCCTAAACAGACTTTGTATTTTAAACATAATGAGAAAGCCTCCCTAAGGGAGGCTTTCTCATTTAAACTGATTTATTAA
- the nhaA gene encoding Na+/H+ antiporter NhaA, whose amino-acid sequence MRFRHLYREFTESEKSGGIVLLGCTILSLLLANSGWGETYTHFWHEEVNLSFPAVNLNYSVEQWINDGLMTIFFLLVGLEIERELYAGELSNLKNATLPIAAAIGGMLVPAAIHFFFNKGTATQSGYGIPMATDIAFALGILALLGRRIPHSLKIFLTALAIIDDLGAILVIAIFYSGGIAWGYLLAALAVFGLLLLFNRFKIRSLPVYIVFGIIMWYCMLQSGVHATITGVLFAFALPFDKDDDNNISYHLQHFLHKPVAFGILPLFALANTGIILNPGWYYHLTERNSLGIILGLVIGKPLGITLFSWLLIKLKWGSLPHRVSWKQLAGAGMLGGIGFTMSIFISNLAFKDSELIQFSKISVLIGSLIASLLGLLFLYFATKKPIKASHKASAEV is encoded by the coding sequence ATGCGATTCAGACACCTATATAGAGAGTTTACAGAAAGCGAAAAATCGGGCGGAATTGTTCTTTTAGGATGCACCATTCTTTCTCTTTTATTAGCCAATAGTGGCTGGGGCGAAACCTATACCCATTTCTGGCACGAGGAGGTTAACCTCTCCTTTCCTGCTGTCAATCTGAACTATTCTGTAGAGCAATGGATCAATGATGGGCTAATGACCATCTTCTTTCTGCTGGTAGGGTTGGAAATAGAGCGCGAGCTCTATGCAGGGGAGCTTTCTAACCTTAAAAATGCCACACTGCCTATTGCAGCGGCGATTGGCGGAATGTTAGTGCCAGCTGCCATTCACTTTTTCTTCAACAAAGGCACAGCTACTCAATCGGGCTATGGCATTCCTATGGCCACGGACATCGCTTTTGCTCTTGGCATACTGGCTTTATTAGGCAGGCGTATACCGCACTCTCTAAAGATCTTTTTAACAGCCCTGGCTATTATTGATGACCTGGGCGCCATATTAGTAATTGCTATTTTTTATAGCGGCGGAATTGCCTGGGGCTACTTACTAGCCGCTTTAGCCGTATTTGGCTTACTTCTTCTATTTAACCGCTTTAAGATACGCAGCCTGCCTGTTTACATTGTATTTGGTATCATCATGTGGTATTGCATGTTGCAGTCCGGCGTTCATGCTACCATAACAGGCGTTCTTTTCGCCTTTGCCTTACCCTTCGATAAAGATGATGACAATAATATCTCCTACCATTTACAGCATTTTCTGCACAAACCGGTGGCTTTTGGTATCCTCCCTCTTTTTGCCTTAGCCAATACAGGTATCATTCTTAATCCCGGTTGGTATTATCATCTAACAGAACGTAATAGCTTAGGTATAATCCTGGGGTTGGTTATTGGAAAACCACTTGGAATCACATTGTTTAGTTGGTTACTAATCAAACTTAAATGGGGATCTCTACCGCATCGAGTAAGCTGGAAGCAATTAGCCGGAGCCGGCATGCTGGGCGGTATAGGATTTACTATGTCCATCTTCATTTCCAATCTGGCTTTTAAGGATAGCGAATTGATTCAATTCTCTAAAATATCTGTACTGATAGGCTCCCTAATAGCATCCCTTCTTGGCTTACTATTTCTATACTTTGCAACAAAGAAACCTATTAAAGCCAGTCATAAAGCCTCAGCAGAAGTATAA
- a CDS encoding NAD(P)/FAD-dependent oxidoreductase — MISIWEKETFFAHQDIIIVGSGFVGLWSAFFLKKKHPNLKITILERGTIPTGASTRNAGFACFGSLSELVSDVKTMGLDKTLSLVEMRYKGLERIQKHFDADAIDFEMCGGYELFDQSITSEKLDEDILYLNSLLKDITDTKKTFKKVDERISSYGFASTSHLVKNNLEGYLHSGKLVQGLLQRVQSMGVQVLNGITVTSIGQKDDGVELITDQPYHFTASQLLICTNAFNELLPDVDIIPARGQVLLTSPIPNLPWQGTFHADEGYYYFRNLGNRVLLGGARNKAFEAETTTEMQPSDYIQQALEDYLENTILPHFKHQYTIEHRWAGIMGMGSDKSPIVKKLAPHIFCAVRMSGIGVALAPVVGSQVESMMR; from the coding sequence ATGATCAGCATTTGGGAAAAGGAAACCTTCTTTGCACATCAGGATATTATCATTGTAGGCAGTGGCTTTGTTGGCTTATGGTCGGCGTTCTTTCTGAAAAAGAAACATCCGAATCTAAAGATCACTATTCTGGAACGTGGCACTATACCCACTGGTGCCAGTACCCGAAATGCTGGTTTTGCCTGCTTTGGCAGCTTAAGCGAACTGGTGTCTGATGTTAAAACCATGGGGCTAGACAAAACCCTATCGCTGGTAGAGATGCGCTATAAGGGACTTGAGCGGATCCAAAAGCATTTTGATGCTGATGCTATTGACTTTGAGATGTGTGGAGGTTACGAGTTGTTTGATCAATCTATTACATCTGAAAAATTAGATGAGGACATACTATACTTGAATTCACTCCTAAAAGACATAACTGATACTAAGAAAACATTTAAAAAAGTAGATGAACGCATTTCCAGCTACGGATTTGCCAGTACCTCTCACCTTGTAAAAAATAACCTAGAGGGCTATCTTCATTCAGGCAAACTGGTACAGGGGCTGTTGCAACGCGTACAAAGTATGGGTGTACAAGTATTGAATGGCATAACCGTAACCAGTATTGGTCAAAAAGATGATGGCGTGGAACTGATAACGGACCAACCCTATCATTTCACGGCATCTCAATTATTGATCTGCACTAATGCTTTTAACGAGCTGCTTCCAGATGTAGATATTATTCCTGCACGTGGCCAGGTGTTATTAACCTCTCCTATCCCTAATCTGCCTTGGCAAGGCACCTTCCATGCTGATGAAGGCTATTATTATTTCCGCAACCTGGGTAATCGTGTACTATTAGGTGGCGCCCGCAATAAAGCATTTGAAGCAGAAACAACTACAGAAATGCAACCATCTGATTACATTCAGCAGGCTCTGGAAGATTACCTGGAAAATACCATTTTACCACACTTCAAACACCAATATACCATTGAACACCGTTGGGCCGGCATTATGGGTATGGGTAGTGATAAATCGCCCATTGTGAAAAAACTAGCACCTCACATTTTTTGTGCAGTGCGCATGAGCGGTATAGGTGTTGCCCTGGCACCTGTTGTAGGAAGCCAGGTAGAAAGTATGATGCGCTAA
- the rpmG gene encoding 50S ribosomal protein L33 — translation MAKKGNRVQVILECTEQKTTNVPGTSRYITEKNKKNNPERLELKKFNPNLKKVTVHKEIK, via the coding sequence ATGGCAAAGAAAGGAAACCGCGTACAGGTAATTCTGGAATGCACTGAGCAAAAAACCACTAATGTGCCTGGTACTAGCCGTTACATTACTGAAAAGAACAAAAAGAACAATCCTGAGCGTTTGGAGTTGAAAAAATTCAACCCAAACCTGAAGAAGGTTACTGTTCATAAAGAAATTAAATAA
- a CDS encoding glutaminyl-peptide cyclotransferase yields the protein MNRLVSFLSLTAAVCLTNCNSNTDVPANESPAENKSSVAALSYTVVASYPHDTSSFTQGLEFYKGQLLEGTGMEGQSKLMQVDLKTGKASKQIKLDSSLFGEGITVLNDTLYQLTWQNKKVLVYTANDFKKIKEFPLNTEGWGITNNGKELIVTDGSSNLYFYEPSTFRLMRTQGVTEDGSPSVNLNELEYINGFIYANQWQYPYILKIDPNSGHVLGKMDLTQLTTRAKAENPKEQYLNGIAYNPETKKVYVTGKYWPEIFEISFAF from the coding sequence ATGAATCGTTTAGTTTCTTTTTTAAGTCTGACTGCAGCCGTATGTTTAACCAATTGTAATAGCAATACAGATGTACCGGCTAATGAATCGCCTGCTGAAAATAAAAGTAGCGTAGCTGCCTTAAGCTATACAGTTGTGGCATCTTATCCTCACGACACCTCCTCTTTTACCCAAGGATTAGAGTTTTATAAAGGTCAGTTATTGGAAGGTACTGGAATGGAAGGTCAATCTAAACTGATGCAGGTAGACCTGAAAACGGGTAAAGCAAGCAAACAAATTAAGCTGGACTCCTCTTTATTTGGAGAAGGAATAACTGTATTGAATGACACCTTATACCAGCTTACTTGGCAAAACAAGAAAGTACTGGTTTATACAGCAAATGATTTTAAAAAGATCAAAGAGTTTCCACTTAATACGGAAGGTTGGGGTATTACTAACAACGGCAAGGAGCTGATTGTAACTGATGGTAGTAGCAACCTTTATTTCTATGAACCTTCTACTTTTCGTTTAATGCGCACCCAGGGTGTTACGGAAGATGGCAGTCCCTCCGTTAACTTAAATGAGCTGGAGTATATCAATGGATTTATTTACGCTAACCAATGGCAGTACCCTTACATCTTGAAAATTGATCCTAATAGTGGTCATGTATTAGGCAAGATGGATCTGACACAATTGACTACCCGCGCCAAAGCGGAGAATCCAAAGGAACAATACTTAAATGGTATTGCTTACAACCCTGAAACAAAGAAGGTATATGTAACCGGTAAGTACTGGCCGGAGATATTTGAGATAAGTTTTGCGTTTTAA
- a CDS encoding DUF4197 domain-containing protein — protein sequence MKKTFILTLSLSMSAGLLQAQGLKGLIKKATTTDTTKSSTTTSSSGSGILGKVLNNSSSLKGGLTNEEIINGLKEALATGSEKGTQKLSTVDGFFKDAVLKILMPEEAVKAEKTLRSMGMGKLVDNAILSMNRAAEDAAKEAKPIFLNAIKGITIQDGMSILKGGDNAATNFLKDRTITSLTEAFRPVIENSLKKVDATKHWNLVFTNYNKFSAQKVNPDLSAYVTEKALTGVFYQIGQEEAKIRKDPAARATDLLKKVFAN from the coding sequence ATGAAAAAAACGTTTATCCTTACACTTTCATTGTCTATGTCGGCTGGCTTGTTACAGGCGCAGGGATTGAAAGGACTTATTAAGAAAGCTACAACAACAGACACCACAAAATCATCGACCACTACTTCCAGCTCTGGCAGTGGTATATTAGGAAAAGTATTAAACAATAGTTCCTCATTGAAAGGAGGGCTTACCAATGAAGAGATCATTAACGGTTTGAAAGAAGCCTTGGCAACTGGTAGCGAAAAAGGAACACAAAAACTGTCTACAGTAGATGGTTTCTTTAAAGATGCTGTTTTAAAAATATTAATGCCTGAAGAAGCTGTAAAGGCAGAAAAGACGTTGCGTAGCATGGGTATGGGTAAATTGGTAGACAATGCCATTCTTTCCATGAACCGTGCCGCTGAAGATGCTGCTAAAGAAGCAAAGCCAATCTTTTTAAATGCCATTAAAGGGATTACCATTCAAGATGGTATGAGTATTTTGAAGGGTGGCGATAATGCCGCAACCAACTTTTTAAAAGACCGTACAATCACATCTTTGACCGAAGCTTTCCGCCCAGTTATTGAAAACTCATTGAAAAAAGTAGATGCTACCAAACACTGGAACCTGGTATTTACCAACTATAATAAATTTAGCGCGCAAAAAGTAAATCCTGATCTGTCAGCCTATGTAACTGAAAAGGCATTGACTGGCGTTTTCTACCAGATAGGACAGGAGGAAGCAAAGATCCGTAAAGATCCTGCAGCACGTGCCACAGACTTGTTGAAGAAGGTGTTCGCGAACTAA
- a CDS encoding DUF4295 domain-containing protein, producing the protein MAKAASKNAKTKDAKAAAEAKNWSKVIRAVRSPKTGAYTFKEQIVHKEKVKDFLAQK; encoded by the coding sequence ATGGCAAAAGCAGCTTCAAAGAACGCGAAAACTAAAGATGCTAAAGCAGCAGCTGAAGCAAAGAACTGGAGCAAAGTGATTAGAGCTGTACGCAGCCCTAAGACTGGCGCTTATACCTTTAAAGAGCAAATCGTTCACAAAGAGAAAGTGAAAGATTTCTTAGCTCAAAAATAA
- the ftsY gene encoding signal recognition particle-docking protein FtsY — protein MGFFNKLFGKKEKESLDEGLQKTKDSFFSKVSKAIAGKSTVDEEVLDNLEEALVTADVGIETTVKIIDQIEQRVAKDKYLNTSELNKILQEEIEAILVDAPSSNSYDFHTDLPTKPYIILVVGVNGVGKTTTIGKLAYNFQKAGKSVLLGAADTFRAAAVDQLTIWSERTGVPIVKQAMGSDPAAVAFDTVQSAVARGTDVVLIDTAGRLHNKLYLMDELSKIKRSIEKVLPGAPHEVLLVLDGSTGQNALEQAKQFTAATDVSAMAITKLDGTAKGGVVLAIANQFKIPVKFIGVGEKMEDLLVFDKHEFVDSLFSLNKV, from the coding sequence ATGGGATTTTTCAACAAGCTATTTGGTAAGAAAGAAAAGGAAAGCCTTGACGAAGGATTACAAAAAACAAAAGACAGTTTCTTTTCCAAGGTCTCTAAAGCCATTGCTGGTAAAAGCACTGTAGACGAAGAGGTACTTGACAATTTGGAGGAAGCCTTGGTGACTGCCGATGTGGGTATTGAAACCACCGTAAAGATCATTGACCAGATAGAGCAGCGGGTAGCTAAAGATAAATACTTGAATACAAGTGAGTTAAATAAGATATTGCAAGAAGAAATTGAAGCTATTCTGGTTGATGCACCTTCTTCTAACAGCTATGATTTCCATACCGATCTGCCTACAAAGCCCTATATCATTTTAGTGGTTGGGGTTAATGGTGTCGGAAAAACTACTACTATCGGTAAGCTTGCATATAACTTCCAAAAGGCAGGTAAATCGGTTTTATTAGGTGCTGCTGATACCTTTAGAGCTGCTGCGGTTGATCAGCTAACTATATGGTCAGAAAGAACAGGTGTACCTATCGTAAAGCAAGCAATGGGCTCTGATCCGGCTGCAGTGGCTTTTGATACTGTGCAGAGCGCTGTGGCACGTGGAACAGATGTGGTGTTGATAGATACGGCCGGCCGTTTGCATAATAAGCTTTACTTAATGGATGAGTTAAGTAAGATCAAACGTAGTATTGAAAAAGTATTGCCGGGTGCCCCTCACGAGGTATTGCTGGTGTTGGACGGTTCTACTGGCCAAAATGCCTTGGAGCAAGCCAAACAATTTACGGCTGCAACAGATGTTTCCGCTATGGCTATTACTAAGCTCGATGGTACAGCAAAAGGTGGTGTGGTACTAGCTATTGCCAACCAGTTTAAAATTCCGGTGAAGTTTATTGGTGTGGGTGAGAAGATGGAAGATCTGCTGGTATTTGACAAGCATGAATTTGTAGATAGCTTGTTTAGCTTGAACAAGGTTTAA